A single window of Intrasporangium calvum DSM 43043 DNA harbors:
- the rpe gene encoding ribulose-phosphate 3-epimerase translates to MQISPSILSADFANLERELGRIAGADWAHVDVMDAHFVPNLTLGLPVVEALLKVSPIPIDAHLMIEDPDRWAPLYAEAGCQSVTFHIEAARDPRELARRLRASGARAAMAMKPRTAFAPYEDLLPELDMVLVMTVEPGFGGQSFMADQMPKVRQVREAVKRHGGEIWVQVDGGVSATTIEQCAEAGADVFVAGSAVYGAEDAAAAVDQLRSLVAAHHH, encoded by the coding sequence GTGCAGATCTCCCCGAGCATCCTTTCGGCCGACTTCGCCAACCTCGAGCGCGAGCTCGGGCGGATCGCCGGCGCCGACTGGGCGCACGTCGACGTCATGGACGCCCACTTCGTGCCGAACCTCACCCTCGGACTGCCGGTCGTCGAAGCGCTGCTCAAGGTCAGCCCGATCCCGATCGACGCCCATCTGATGATCGAGGACCCGGACCGCTGGGCTCCCCTGTATGCCGAGGCAGGCTGTCAGTCGGTCACCTTCCACATCGAGGCGGCCCGAGACCCTCGGGAGCTGGCGCGCCGACTGCGGGCGTCCGGCGCCCGAGCGGCGATGGCGATGAAGCCGCGCACGGCGTTCGCTCCCTACGAGGACCTCCTTCCCGAGCTGGACATGGTCCTCGTCATGACCGTCGAACCGGGCTTCGGCGGCCAGTCGTTCATGGCTGACCAGATGCCCAAGGTGAGACAGGTGCGTGAGGCCGTCAAGCGGCACGGTGGCGAGATCTGGGTCCAGGTCGACGGCGGCGTGAGCGCCACGACGATCGAGCAGTGCGCTGAGGCCGGAGCCGATGTCTTCGTGGCCGGCTCCGCAGTCTATGGCGCGGAGGACGCGGCCGCCGCGGTCGACCAGCTCCGGAGCCTCGTGGCGGCCCATCACCACTGA
- the pnuC gene encoding nicotinamide riboside transporter PnuC produces the protein MQSLALADETKNLFQQVLDAAIPIGVYQLHWTELIAVLIGVVSAWFGMRRRVWAWPVGIVANVMLFFVYLGALFGADERVPLFGQAGRQVFFILMSAYGWWRWTQVRRLSHAEDRSGAAITPRWATSRERVAVVGFWLVGTVAVHQAFTWLWSLAPNPFWTPEWWFFWCDAWIFVGSVVATFAMARGWNEFWLAWIAVDLVGVPFGFATGYVPTAVLYSFYGLFVVYGFIQWVQVSRTEHRDVEPVLAGSRVE, from the coding sequence ATGCAGTCACTCGCCCTCGCAGACGAGACCAAGAACCTCTTCCAGCAGGTCCTCGACGCAGCGATCCCGATCGGGGTCTACCAGCTGCACTGGACCGAGCTCATCGCCGTGCTGATCGGCGTCGTCTCCGCGTGGTTCGGGATGCGACGTCGGGTCTGGGCCTGGCCCGTCGGCATCGTCGCGAACGTCATGCTCTTCTTCGTCTACCTGGGTGCGCTCTTCGGCGCGGATGAGCGCGTGCCGCTCTTTGGACAGGCCGGGCGGCAGGTCTTCTTCATCCTCATGAGCGCCTACGGCTGGTGGCGCTGGACCCAGGTGCGCCGGCTGAGCCACGCCGAGGACCGAAGTGGGGCGGCGATCACCCCACGCTGGGCCACCTCGCGGGAGCGGGTGGCGGTGGTCGGCTTCTGGCTGGTCGGCACCGTGGCCGTCCACCAGGCCTTCACCTGGCTCTGGTCGCTCGCGCCGAACCCGTTCTGGACCCCGGAGTGGTGGTTCTTCTGGTGTGACGCGTGGATCTTCGTCGGGTCGGTCGTGGCGACGTTCGCGATGGCTCGCGGGTGGAACGAGTTCTGGCTCGCCTGGATCGCCGTCGACCTCGTCGGAGTTCCCTTCGGCTTCGCCACCGGATACGTGCCGACTGCGGTGCTCTACAGCTTCTACGGCCTGTTCGTCGTCTACGGGTTCATTCAATGGGTCCAGGTGTCGCGCACCGAGCACCGGGACGTCGAGCCGGTGCTGGCCGGTTCTCGGGTGGAGTGA
- the ribD gene encoding bifunctional diaminohydroxyphosphoribosylaminopyrimidine deaminase/5-amino-6-(5-phosphoribosylamino)uracil reductase RibD, whose translation MPSGQLTPQSPVDAARMLRAIALAERSPWPDPNPRVGCVIVDRAGEVVAEGWHRGAGTPHAEAAALALAGERARGGTAYVSLEPCAHRGRTGPCSDALVEAGVARVVYAQADPNAEASGGADVLRAAGVQIVGGLLADEAAALNDRWVRTITLGRPLVTWKFAATLDGRSAAADGSSQWITGPAARADVHALRATRDAIVAGTGTVLADDPRLTVRPDTVVAPTDRRTGPEVAPGAAAAPGPVGSQPLRVVVGLRAVPPSARVHAGPGEVLHLRTRDVHAVLAALWSRGVREVWLEGGPTLAAAFWAADLVDDVYAYLAPALLGAGPAAVGDLGIRSIDGIRRLEITDVSQVGADVRVHAVPSHPVRPARSVVVTGRE comes from the coding sequence GTGCCCAGCGGGCAGCTGACGCCCCAGAGTCCCGTCGACGCGGCTCGAATGCTGCGGGCCATCGCCCTGGCCGAGCGCTCGCCGTGGCCGGATCCCAACCCACGAGTCGGGTGCGTCATCGTCGACCGAGCGGGCGAGGTCGTGGCCGAGGGCTGGCACCGGGGGGCCGGCACGCCGCATGCCGAGGCGGCCGCCCTCGCGCTGGCCGGCGAGCGGGCGCGGGGCGGCACCGCCTACGTCTCACTCGAGCCGTGCGCGCACCGGGGTCGGACCGGCCCGTGTTCCGACGCGCTCGTCGAGGCCGGCGTCGCGCGCGTGGTCTACGCCCAGGCGGACCCGAACGCGGAGGCGAGCGGGGGAGCCGACGTGCTTCGCGCCGCCGGGGTGCAGATCGTGGGCGGCCTCCTCGCCGATGAGGCTGCCGCGCTGAACGATCGGTGGGTCCGTACGATCACCTTGGGACGGCCCCTCGTCACGTGGAAGTTCGCGGCCACGCTCGACGGCCGCAGCGCCGCGGCGGACGGGTCGAGCCAGTGGATCACCGGTCCTGCCGCGCGCGCCGATGTGCACGCCCTCCGAGCCACGCGTGACGCCATCGTCGCGGGCACCGGGACCGTGCTGGCGGACGATCCCCGGCTCACGGTTCGCCCGGACACGGTGGTAGCCCCGACGGATCGGCGGACCGGGCCCGAGGTGGCCCCCGGAGCGGCCGCCGCACCGGGCCCGGTGGGAAGCCAGCCCCTGCGCGTCGTGGTCGGCCTGCGTGCGGTGCCGCCGTCGGCGCGGGTCCACGCCGGGCCGGGTGAGGTCCTCCACCTGCGCACCCGGGACGTGCACGCGGTTCTCGCCGCCCTGTGGTCCAGGGGCGTCCGGGAGGTCTGGCTCGAGGGCGGGCCGACGTTGGCCGCCGCCTTCTGGGCGGCCGACCTCGTCGATGACGTCTACGCCTACCTGGCCCCGGCCCTCCTGGGTGCCGGCCCGGCGGCCGTGGGCGACCTGGGGATCAGGTCCATCGACGGCATCCGACGACTTGAGATCACCGACGTCAGCCAGGTGGGTGCCGACGTCCGAGTTCACGCCGTCCCCTCGCATCCGGTCCGTCCGGCCCGGAGCGTCGTGGTGACGGGAAGGGAGTAG
- a CDS encoding riboflavin synthase encodes MFTGIVEELGTVGTIESSPESAVLRIEGPLVAADAAHGDSIAVNGVCLTVTSHDAGGFSVDVMAETLRRSSLGALRPGDPVNLERAMAASGRFGGHVVQGHVDGTATIVERVPGDRWEVVTFSLPGQLVRYVVEKGSITVDGVSLTVTAVDGATFSVSLIPTTLGATTLGHKGVGDPVNLEVDVLAKYVESLLRHGALSKEES; translated from the coding sequence ATGTTCACGGGAATCGTCGAAGAGCTCGGCACGGTGGGCACGATCGAGAGCTCCCCGGAGTCAGCCGTCCTGCGCATCGAGGGTCCCCTCGTCGCTGCGGACGCCGCTCACGGGGACTCCATCGCCGTCAACGGCGTGTGTCTCACCGTGACGAGCCACGACGCCGGCGGATTCAGCGTCGACGTCATGGCGGAGACCCTGCGGCGGTCGAGCCTGGGTGCACTGCGCCCGGGAGACCCGGTCAACCTGGAGCGGGCCATGGCTGCGTCAGGTCGCTTCGGTGGGCACGTCGTCCAGGGACATGTCGACGGCACGGCCACCATCGTCGAACGGGTGCCCGGAGACCGGTGGGAGGTGGTCACCTTCAGCCTTCCGGGTCAGCTTGTCCGTTACGTCGTGGAGAAGGGCTCGATCACGGTCGACGGCGTGTCCCTCACCGTGACCGCCGTCGACGGCGCCACTTTCAGCGTCTCGCTCATCCCGACCACGCTGGGAGCCACGACCCTGGGGCACAAGGGAGTCGGCGATCCCGTCAACCTCGAGGTCGACGTGCTGGCCAAGTACGTCGAGAGCCTGCTCCGGCACGGCGCGCTGAGCAAGGAGGAGTCATGA
- the ribB gene encoding 3,4-dihydroxy-2-butanone-4-phosphate synthase — translation MSDLSTIEEALDALRAGRPVLVLDSQDRENEGDLVLAAHTATEEWMAWTIRHSSGYLCAPMPDALADRLELPLMVADNRDPLRTAYTVSVDAATGVTTGISATDRTRTVRVLADPASAPTDLIRPGHVLPLRARAGGVLTRPGHTEAAVDLTRLAGLPPVGVIGELVHDDGRMMRYDAVVRLGRDEGLPVITIERLIAWRQQHDRVERLATTVIPTRHGSFTAHGYRDTLTGEEHVALVSSRGLHGARSAAPVLVRLHSECLTGDAFGSLRCDCGPQLQASLARVGREGGVVVYLGGHEGRGVGLVDKLRAYAEQDRGADTVDAQTALGLPVDAREYAAGAAVLHDLGATRVVLLTNNPTKVAALRHFEIDVVAVERLHTEVAAENERYLVTKRERLGHDLPAVIQAKTESA, via the coding sequence ATGAGCGACCTGTCGACCATCGAGGAGGCCCTCGACGCCCTGCGCGCGGGGCGTCCGGTGCTCGTCCTCGACTCACAGGACCGTGAGAACGAGGGTGACCTCGTCCTCGCTGCGCACACCGCCACCGAGGAGTGGATGGCGTGGACCATCCGTCACTCGTCGGGCTACCTCTGCGCGCCCATGCCGGACGCGCTCGCGGACCGGCTGGAGCTGCCGCTCATGGTGGCGGACAACCGAGATCCCCTGCGGACCGCCTACACGGTGTCGGTTGACGCCGCCACGGGAGTCACCACCGGCATCAGCGCCACGGACCGCACCCGGACCGTTCGCGTCCTGGCCGACCCCGCCTCGGCCCCGACCGACCTGATCCGGCCCGGCCACGTCCTGCCGCTCCGGGCCCGCGCCGGAGGAGTGCTCACCCGTCCCGGCCACACCGAGGCGGCCGTTGACCTGACCCGTCTGGCCGGGCTTCCTCCCGTGGGCGTCATCGGCGAGCTCGTCCACGACGACGGCCGGATGATGCGCTATGACGCCGTGGTCCGGCTCGGGCGGGACGAGGGCCTGCCCGTGATCACCATCGAGCGGCTCATCGCCTGGCGCCAGCAGCACGACCGGGTGGAGCGCCTCGCCACGACCGTGATCCCCACCCGGCACGGCTCCTTCACCGCCCACGGCTACCGCGACACGCTCACGGGCGAGGAGCACGTCGCACTCGTCAGCTCCCGCGGCCTGCACGGCGCGCGCTCGGCGGCCCCGGTGCTCGTCCGCCTCCACTCCGAGTGCCTCACCGGGGACGCCTTCGGTTCGCTGAGATGTGACTGCGGGCCGCAGCTGCAGGCCTCGCTGGCGCGGGTCGGCCGGGAGGGCGGCGTCGTCGTCTACCTCGGCGGCCACGAGGGACGCGGGGTCGGGCTCGTCGACAAGCTGCGCGCCTACGCCGAGCAGGACCGGGGGGCCGACACCGTGGACGCCCAGACGGCGCTCGGCCTGCCCGTCGACGCGCGCGAGTACGCCGCAGGCGCCGCCGTCCTCCACGACCTCGGGGCGACCCGAGTCGTCCTCCTGACGAACAACCCCACCAAGGTCGCCGCGCTCCGTCACTTCGAGATCGACGTGGTCGCGGTCGAGCGACTGCACACCGAGGTCGCCGCCGAGAACGAGCGCTACCTCGTCACCAAGCGGGAGCGCCTCGGACATGACCTGCCGGCCGTCATCCAAGCCAAGACCGAATCTGCCTGA
- the ribH gene encoding 6,7-dimethyl-8-ribityllumazine synthase translates to MKDGAPSLAVDGRGLAVAVIAASWHEDVMSGLLDGARRGLSAAGVTDVHEVRVPGTFELSVACAALAPRYDALVALGVVIRGGTPHFEYVCQAATTGITEVSLRTSTPIGFGVLTCDTEEQAIDRAGLPGSSEDKGHEAATAAVATVVALRGAERASRSGS, encoded by the coding sequence ATGAAGGACGGAGCACCCAGCCTCGCCGTCGACGGGCGCGGCCTCGCCGTGGCCGTGATCGCCGCGAGCTGGCACGAAGACGTCATGAGCGGGCTCCTCGACGGAGCCCGTCGCGGACTCTCGGCGGCCGGTGTCACCGACGTGCACGAGGTCCGTGTCCCCGGCACGTTCGAGCTGTCGGTCGCCTGCGCCGCGCTGGCGCCCCGCTACGACGCCCTCGTCGCGCTCGGCGTCGTCATCCGCGGCGGTACCCCACACTTCGAGTACGTCTGTCAGGCGGCGACCACCGGGATCACCGAGGTCTCGCTCCGTACCAGCACGCCGATCGGGTTCGGGGTCCTCACCTGCGACACCGAGGAGCAGGCCATCGACCGCGCCGGGCTGCCCGGTTCGAGCGAGGACAAGGGCCATGAGGCGGCGACCGCTGCCGTGGCGACCGTCGTCGCCCTGCGCGGAGCCGAGCGAGCATCCCGCTCCGGCTCGTGA
- a CDS encoding phosphoribosyl-ATP diphosphatase, with the protein MKSFEQLYAELAEKAMTRPEGSGTVAALDAGVHAIGKKIVEEAAEVWMAAEYQSTAEAAEEISQLLYHLQVLMLAKGITLDDVYAHL; encoded by the coding sequence GTGAAGAGCTTTGAGCAGCTGTACGCCGAGCTCGCCGAGAAGGCGATGACCAGACCGGAGGGCTCCGGGACGGTGGCCGCACTCGACGCGGGCGTCCACGCCATCGGCAAGAAGATCGTCGAGGAGGCTGCCGAGGTCTGGATGGCCGCCGAGTACCAGTCCACGGCAGAGGCCGCCGAGGAGATCAGCCAGCTGCTTTACCACCTCCAGGTCCTCATGCTGGCCAAGGGCATCACGCTCGACGACGTCTACGCCCATCTCTGA
- the hisG gene encoding ATP phosphoribosyltransferase, whose protein sequence is MLRIAVPNKGSLSESTVEMLREAGYRTRRDAKELVVADPDNDVEFFYLRPRDIAVYVGSGTVDAGVTGRDLLLDSGSSAVEVMALGFGASTFRYAARPGKVTTVDQIDAQRVATSYPGLVRADLERRGVRADVVRLDGAVETAITLGVADVIADVVETGTTLRQQGLEVFGEPILRSEAVLIRGDRPGEQAATAVLQRRLTGVITARTYVMLDYDCPKELVAQATELTPGLESPTVSPLQDDAWVAVRAMVPRVGRNRLMDELYDLGARAILVTDIAACRL, encoded by the coding sequence ATGCTCCGTATCGCCGTGCCCAACAAGGGCTCCCTCTCCGAGTCGACCGTCGAGATGCTGCGCGAGGCCGGCTATCGCACCCGTCGGGACGCCAAGGAGCTCGTCGTCGCCGATCCGGACAACGACGTCGAGTTCTTCTACCTCCGCCCCCGTGACATCGCCGTCTACGTCGGCTCCGGCACCGTCGATGCCGGCGTGACGGGTCGTGACCTGCTCCTCGACTCGGGGTCGAGCGCCGTCGAGGTGATGGCGCTCGGGTTCGGTGCCTCGACCTTCCGCTATGCCGCCCGGCCGGGCAAGGTCACCACGGTCGACCAGATCGACGCGCAGCGGGTCGCCACGTCCTACCCCGGGCTCGTCCGCGCGGACCTCGAGAGACGCGGCGTCAGGGCCGACGTGGTCCGTCTCGACGGCGCCGTCGAGACGGCCATCACGCTCGGGGTCGCCGACGTCATCGCGGACGTCGTCGAGACCGGCACGACCCTGCGCCAGCAGGGCTTGGAGGTCTTCGGGGAGCCGATCCTCAGGTCCGAGGCGGTCCTCATCCGGGGCGACCGACCCGGAGAGCAGGCGGCGACCGCCGTCCTCCAGCGCCGACTGACCGGCGTCATCACCGCTCGGACCTACGTCATGCTCGACTACGACTGCCCCAAGGAGCTCGTCGCCCAGGCGACCGAGCTGACCCCGGGTCTCGAGTCCCCAACCGTGTCGCCGCTCCAGGACGACGCCTGGGTGGCGGTGCGGGCGATGGTCCCGAGAGTCGGGCGCAACCGGCTGATGGACGAGCTCTACGACCTCGGCGCGCGGGCCATCCTCGTCACCGACATCGCAGCCTGCCGACTGTGA
- a CDS encoding PH domain-containing protein: MSGTPDPGSADPFAPFRPRRGRVVALAVVWTSLLIFGTIAVIMPDQDGRWGPADRLMLFGVGVVIAALAWRYASIVAVPSRSGLTIRNLLLTRTLEWPEVVGIQFGGGEPWVSLDLLDGDTLAVMAIQKADGEVADHEASRLAALVEAFGEGAEGRPE, from the coding sequence GTGAGCGGCACGCCCGACCCAGGTTCCGCTGACCCCTTCGCGCCGTTCCGGCCTCGACGGGGTCGAGTGGTTGCCCTCGCCGTCGTGTGGACCTCGTTGCTCATCTTCGGCACGATCGCGGTGATCATGCCGGACCAGGACGGTCGCTGGGGCCCCGCTGACCGGCTCATGCTCTTCGGAGTCGGCGTGGTCATCGCCGCGCTGGCCTGGCGCTACGCCTCGATCGTCGCGGTGCCGAGCCGCAGCGGCCTGACGATTCGCAACCTGCTGCTCACTCGGACGCTCGAGTGGCCGGAGGTGGTCGGCATCCAGTTCGGGGGTGGCGAACCCTGGGTGAGCCTCGACCTGCTGGACGGCGACACGCTGGCCGTGATGGCGATCCAGAAGGCCGACGGGGAGGTCGCCGACCACGAGGCGTCCCGGCTGGCCGCGCTCGTCGAGGCCTTCGGCGAGGGCGCGGAAGGGCGACCGGAGTGA
- a CDS encoding flavin reductase family protein gives MTPGVSRQPTHDEMRHALGHFATGVTVVTGTTLDGDPVGFACQSFASVSLDPPLVLFCADHRGRSWPHMRDTGRFTVNVLHHLQLDIVERFGSPLGRRFDGLDWYPSEDGGPSLTDALMRIHCAVEQVHVAGDHDVVIGRVLGLDDTGRGRPMLFYRGQFTVTERTAQEEDLAADARDDYWG, from the coding sequence GTGACGCCTGGAGTGAGCCGGCAGCCGACCCACGACGAGATGCGCCATGCGCTCGGCCACTTCGCGACGGGCGTCACGGTGGTGACCGGCACGACGCTCGACGGGGATCCGGTCGGCTTCGCCTGCCAGTCCTTCGCCTCGGTCTCGCTCGACCCGCCGCTCGTCCTCTTCTGCGCTGACCACCGGGGGCGTTCGTGGCCGCACATGCGCGACACGGGCCGGTTCACGGTCAACGTCCTGCACCACCTGCAGCTGGACATCGTGGAGCGATTCGGGTCGCCGCTCGGACGTCGGTTCGACGGGCTCGACTGGTATCCGTCTGAGGACGGCGGGCCGAGTCTGACCGATGCGCTGATGCGGATCCACTGCGCCGTGGAGCAGGTGCACGTCGCGGGCGACCACGACGTCGTCATCGGCCGGGTCCTCGGGCTCGACGACACCGGGCGCGGGCGTCCGATGCTCTTCTACCGTGGGCAGTTCACGGTCACCGAGCGGACGGCGCAGGAGGAGGACCTCGCGGCGGACGCTCGGGACGACTACTGGGGCTGA
- a CDS encoding CynX/NimT family MFS transporter: protein MTAEVAAARALKPLPPAWLMAVALVAVAANLRTAITSVPPLLDAIAADLGLSHAAAGALTTLPVLCMGLFAPLASAIAHRLGAVAAVLAALGCALAGTLSRWFGDDVVTLYLGTFVAGVGIAVAGTLLPRLVKTFFPPHRAGLVTGLYMFAMMGGAALASGLSAPLADRFGSWQPSLASWSVIVFVGLVAWAPFTVRANPHHTPGEEGRGRLPWRHSTAWVVAAYLALQSWCFYSAVTWLPPTYVELGWDRSSAGYLGAAFSGAQVVSGLLGPLLSDRTHDLRRLLLPAAVLAVAGCLAIWLAPQSAPWLWAVVLGLGQGAAFSVALVLLVRYAGTPEASGRLTGMAFLVSYGVASVGPLAMGLVRDVTGGLSPVWVVLAGLTLAQALVVVRMRPDLRRVD from the coding sequence GTGACGGCCGAGGTAGCGGCTGCGCGGGCCCTCAAGCCGCTCCCACCCGCGTGGCTCATGGCGGTGGCCCTCGTCGCCGTCGCAGCCAACCTGCGCACGGCGATCACGAGCGTGCCGCCCCTGCTCGACGCGATCGCCGCCGACCTGGGACTGAGCCACGCCGCGGCCGGAGCCCTGACCACGCTGCCCGTGCTCTGCATGGGGTTGTTCGCCCCCCTCGCCTCCGCGATCGCGCACCGCCTCGGCGCGGTCGCTGCGGTGCTCGCCGCCCTCGGGTGCGCGCTGGCCGGCACGCTGAGCCGATGGTTCGGCGACGACGTCGTCACCCTCTACCTCGGCACCTTCGTCGCAGGGGTCGGCATCGCCGTCGCCGGCACCCTGCTCCCCCGGCTCGTCAAGACGTTCTTCCCACCGCACCGAGCGGGCCTCGTCACCGGCCTCTACATGTTCGCCATGATGGGCGGGGCCGCCCTCGCGTCCGGGCTCTCGGCTCCGCTGGCCGACCGGTTCGGGTCATGGCAGCCCTCGCTCGCCTCGTGGTCGGTCATCGTGTTCGTCGGCCTCGTCGCGTGGGCACCCTTCACCGTCCGCGCCAACCCGCACCACACGCCGGGCGAGGAAGGGCGCGGCCGACTCCCGTGGCGCCACTCGACCGCGTGGGTCGTCGCCGCCTACCTCGCCCTGCAGTCCTGGTGCTTCTACTCCGCGGTGACCTGGCTGCCCCCGACCTACGTCGAGCTCGGCTGGGACCGGTCGTCGGCGGGCTACCTCGGCGCGGCCTTCAGCGGCGCGCAGGTCGTGTCCGGGCTTCTCGGCCCCCTGCTCAGCGACCGGACGCACGACCTGCGCCGACTGCTCCTTCCGGCCGCCGTCCTGGCCGTGGCCGGCTGCCTCGCGATCTGGCTCGCCCCCCAGAGCGCCCCCTGGCTCTGGGCCGTCGTGCTCGGGCTCGGCCAGGGGGCCGCCTTCTCCGTGGCCCTCGTCCTCCTCGTCCGTTACGCCGGCACCCCCGAGGCGAGCGGTCGCCTCACCGGCATGGCCTTCCTCGTCTCCTACGGCGTCGCCTCCGTCGGTCCCCTGGCGATGGGCCTGGTACGGGACGTGACGGGAGGCCTCTCGCCGGTGTGGGTCGTGCTCGCGGGGCTCACCCTTGCGCAGGCGCTCGTCGTGGTCCGCATGCGCCCTGACCTGCGACGCGTCGACTGA
- a CDS encoding AAA family ATPase → MWDQITGPADPLHVEAVVELVLDVLPRCGDIAVVAVDGRSGAGKTTLARGVAAELAGFGTVEVVHMDQLYPGWEGLAESSEILATRILEPLARASPAAYPRWDWDEDRWDGTASVRPADFLVVEGCGSSIGPARPFAAVTVFMEADRELRRQRGLARDGEAYRPHWQRWAAQEDAVFAADDTKARADLVIDTSAGGLPPPAWSPPT, encoded by the coding sequence ATGTGGGACCAGATCACGGGACCGGCGGATCCGCTCCACGTGGAGGCCGTGGTCGAGCTCGTCCTCGATGTCCTGCCTCGCTGCGGGGACATCGCGGTCGTCGCCGTCGACGGCCGGAGCGGCGCCGGGAAGACCACCCTCGCGCGCGGCGTGGCCGCGGAGCTGGCCGGCTTCGGGACCGTCGAGGTGGTCCACATGGACCAGCTGTATCCCGGGTGGGAGGGCCTCGCGGAGTCGTCGGAGATCCTCGCCACGCGCATCCTCGAGCCGCTCGCGCGGGCGAGCCCAGCGGCATACCCCCGCTGGGACTGGGACGAGGACCGCTGGGACGGGACGGCGAGCGTCCGGCCAGCCGACTTCCTCGTCGTCGAGGGCTGCGGCTCGAGCATCGGGCCGGCGCGGCCGTTCGCCGCCGTCACCGTCTTCATGGAGGCCGACCGCGAGCTCAGGAGACAGCGCGGGCTGGCCCGCGACGGCGAGGCGTACCGGCCCCACTGGCAGCGCTGGGCGGCCCAGGAGGACGCCGTCTTCGCGGCGGACGACACCAAGGCTCGGGCCGACCTGGTCATCGACACGAGCGCCGGAGGTCTCCCGCCGCCAGCGTGGAGCCCACCGACGTGA
- the hisF gene encoding imidazole glycerol phosphate synthase subunit HisF produces the protein MSATLPANYAWPVPVRTSVATRVIACLDVDAGRVVKGVNFADLRDAGDPVELATLYDAQGVDELTFLDVTASSGNRETTYDVVRRTAEQVFIPLTVGGGVRSVDDVDRLLRAGADKVGVNTAAIARPELIAEIADRFGAQVLVLSADVRRRVDGSGRRTDDFVMTTHGGRTPVDLDAIEWCARAAELGAGEILLNSMDLDGTKGGFDLELIRRVRAAVTVPVIASGGAGRAEHFAPAVDAGADAVLAASVFHFGELTVGEVKAAMRAAGVTVR, from the coding sequence ATGAGCGCGACCCTACCCGCGAACTACGCTTGGCCCGTGCCCGTCCGAACCTCCGTCGCCACCCGCGTCATCGCCTGCCTCGACGTCGACGCCGGCCGTGTCGTCAAGGGCGTCAACTTCGCCGACCTGCGCGATGCCGGCGACCCGGTCGAGCTCGCCACGCTCTACGACGCCCAAGGGGTCGACGAGCTGACCTTCCTCGACGTCACGGCGAGCTCGGGGAACCGCGAGACGACGTACGACGTGGTCCGGCGGACCGCGGAGCAGGTCTTCATCCCCCTCACCGTCGGCGGGGGAGTGCGCAGCGTCGACGACGTCGACCGCCTGCTCCGCGCCGGGGCGGACAAGGTGGGGGTCAACACGGCCGCCATCGCCCGGCCGGAACTGATCGCCGAGATCGCCGACCGCTTCGGCGCCCAGGTCCTCGTCCTGTCGGCCGATGTCCGCCGACGCGTCGACGGCTCCGGCCGACGCACCGACGACTTCGTCATGACGACGCACGGCGGTCGCACGCCGGTGGATCTCGACGCCATCGAGTGGTGCGCGCGTGCCGCCGAGCTGGGCGCCGGGGAGATCCTGCTCAACTCGATGGATCTCGACGGCACGAAGGGGGGCTTCGACCTTGAGCTGATCCGCCGGGTTCGCGCCGCGGTCACGGTGCCGGTCATCGCCAGCGGGGGAGCTGGGCGGGCCGAGCACTTCGCGCCCGCCGTGGACGCAGGCGCGGACGCGGTCCTGGCGGCCAGCGTCTTCCACTTCGGCGAGCTGACCGTCGGCGAGGTCAAGGCCGCGATGCGCGCCGCTGGCGTCACCGTGCGCTGA
- a CDS encoding TIGR03085 family metal-binding protein, giving the protein MKRHAWSERQLLCDELERLGPDAPTLCEGWATRDLAAHLHVRESRPDVSIGAFVPPLADRLERERGRLAHGDYAALVSRVRAGAPRWNPMSRPRVDEVANLVEYFVHHEDVRRAQPGWEPRELPEDLQRALWGALRRVARLMFRRSPAGVVLVAPGIGRHAAKLPDTHGTVIVRGAPAELVLFAYGRADHAEVELEGRAVDVVALRGARLGLG; this is encoded by the coding sequence ATGAAGCGACACGCCTGGTCCGAACGCCAGCTCCTCTGCGACGAGCTCGAGCGGCTGGGCCCGGACGCCCCGACCCTCTGCGAGGGCTGGGCGACCCGTGACCTCGCGGCCCATCTGCACGTCCGCGAGAGCCGACCCGACGTCAGCATCGGGGCGTTCGTCCCACCCCTCGCCGACCGGCTGGAGCGGGAGCGGGGCCGCCTCGCCCACGGGGACTACGCGGCACTCGTGTCCCGGGTGCGCGCCGGAGCGCCCCGGTGGAACCCGATGTCGCGCCCCCGAGTCGACGAGGTGGCCAACCTCGTCGAGTACTTCGTCCACCACGAGGACGTTCGCCGCGCCCAGCCGGGCTGGGAGCCACGGGAGCTCCCGGAGGACCTGCAGCGCGCGCTCTGGGGGGCCCTGCGCCGCGTCGCCCGCCTCATGTTCCGCCGGTCGCCGGCGGGCGTCGTCCTCGTCGCGCCGGGCATCGGCAGGCACGCCGCCAAGCTCCCTGACACGCACGGCACGGTGATCGTCCGCGGAGCCCCCGCCGAGCTCGTCCTCTTCGCCTACGGGCGCGCCGACCACGCCGAGGTCGAGCTCGAGGGGCGCGCCGTCGACGTCGTCGCGCTCCGAGGGGCGCGGCTCGGGCTCGGCTGA